The genomic stretch GATTCCAAGTTTCTCAGCATGTGATTCTTTTGACACCTAATGTCCAATTACCATGATTACTCCATAATACGCATATCAGGAACAGTTCTAGCAATACTAAATAACAGGAAACAACTATATACCTCTTTAACAATAAGGCCGTCCTCGATTTTATACATGCGCCACATGTTCTCAATTTGTATTGGGTCTAGAAACTTGATGGAACTAAATTTCATTCGTAAATGGAGCCGAGGGATGCAGCACCTTTACCAAACATAATCATTAACACATCAACAACACATATAAAGATGGTATACGGAAGAATCCTTAATCAAGGTGGAAATGTACAAGTCATGCATGGAAACAATCATTAATCAAGTCAATTGTGTTTATCAACTCAAATAACAAGTAGAAAAAACAGAAGCACCATGGGGAAAGTCGTACCGAAACTTGCGCCACAAATCCACGCATTTATCCAAGATACAAGAAGGTACAAAAGAATTTTCAAGGTTCTTGTTAACCAGTCCAGAGACCTTCCCATCCAAATCAATGACAGACCCTCCATCGTCATCACACTACAATAGTGGACAAATATATAACAACAATTACAACTCACAACAACAAAATAGCAGCCATTGAATTGTAAACCATAAGAGTTGGAATTAAGTACCTCGTCATTTTTTTCATGGGAAATGTAATTATCCTTCTTTTGATGGGAAAGACAATCATTTTTTTGATGGAGAAAGTACATGTAGTGATGCCTCTCATAAATTACTGGATTCCGATCTTCCACCCTACCATGGGTTATCCTTAAATTCATATGGTCATCTCTTCCAAGCCTGAAAACTTCTTGGCCACAATGCACGCTGTCACTGAAAAGGGGCAACTCAACCTGTTCATCCACGCTAACCTTAAAAAAGGCAAGATCATAATGCTCCTGGTGGTAGAGGTAATGGCCATCTGCAGTGGTGCCATCCAGCAAGTGAACAATAACCTGAAACAGCAGCTACAAATATTATGACACTAAACTACCATTTGAGTTTAGCAAACAAGACATGATAAATACTTAGTAGCTAACACAAAGGTCCTGCTCGCAAGACTGACATAATGTGTGTGTCTGTTTCCTTGTTTTACTTCTCTCTCTGGTACTAATTGTACAGGGCATATACACGTATTTATATATATGCAATTAAGACCTCACATCTGTGTAGGATTATGAGATAAAAGCTATTCTACTTGGATAAGAACTGCACACATAACCTGACTTGGGCCAATACAATCCGGATTTGAATTTAGGGTCTGTTTGGATTGTAGCCTAACACTGCCCAGCCAATTTTTTGGAGTTGACCGCGGGCTTGGGCGTCCATTTGGATTGACGCCAAGTTTTCAGATCCATGCAAAATTTTTGGTCACCGCGTTCATCTCTACAGCCAACTCTGGGGCGAACCGGCGGCGGCAGAAACCCACGCCAAATATTTGGCACGCCCCATTTTGGTAAGGCTCGCGTAGGCGTCATCCAAACAGCCCCTTACTACTGTCTCCAACAGCAATGACGGGCTTCTCATTTGGTACAGGGGACCGAATGGCCAgaagaaaattttattttaacCTGCATCACTTGACCAAGAAATCAACAGAATGAAGGTCCTGCATCACTCCTTCGAAGGGGAAAAGTGAAATCAGAACCAAGGTCTAGATCTCCCTCAAACCGGAATCAAACATGGCTTGTGCTTTCTCAGACCAAGATGCAACAAGCAGCAACAAGTAGTTACTTCAGCAGAATGGACATACATATTTTCTTACAACTCCCATTCACATGCATGTAAGATGCAACAAGCATCTAAAATCGAGTAAATAACTATACTGGACAAAACAGTTTCAGTTGTCATAAGCATAACAACAAGCAGTTGGAGGGCATCAACTCACTTGGGGCTTTGACTTGTATACATTGACTACAACTAATGAGGTGTACGTCGGTGTAATGCACTGGGCAACATGCGATTCAGCACTATAGCGTTTATCATTAAGCACCTTCATAGGATACAAATAGGCATCCCATTCGGATTTGTTAAGTACCTCGGTGTCATGCAAGATGAAAGAAGAAATCAGTCACATGTTGGGGGCAAGGTGAAATTTCTTATGGTTCAAAGACTATAGTACAGCTTATTATTTTATCTATCTCCTCTTAGCCATCCTCCCAAGTACCATGTACAAAATTATCAAGCACATTCACAAATTATAATGCAAACATAATTTGGGTTAGAAGAAATAAGCTTCAGCATATCAAGCTGTTAATTCTGTGCTACTTAAACGTGAATAAATTTCAACAATCCAAAACAAGAAATTACGTTGAATAGGTAACCTGATTCAGTGCCACGGTTGATTAATTAATCAGTTTAAAGTAGTGCTATTAGTTCTTTCATACTATAAGACAGAACAAACAATACAAGTGAATAAATGAAGGATGTTAAGAAAGGAACTCACGTTAGATTTAGTATTGTATTCGTCTGTGCCTTCCCAGTGGTTTTGCGTGGGATGCTTTGATCGAATCAGATGCGCGGTGGTCAACACGATGCCTGTCTTGCTCTCCTCCTTCCAGTCAACCCACAAACCGCAGCAGCTGGCCAGCGGCTTCCCGTCTGCAAATATCAATCAGAAAATCACAACCGCTGGCCAGCCGCTAGCTAGCCCCCCATCTGCAAATATTAATCAGCACAAGCAAGCAAGATGCTACAACATAGGCACGCACCGACAGAAG from Lolium rigidum isolate FL_2022 chromosome 4, APGP_CSIRO_Lrig_0.1, whole genome shotgun sequence encodes the following:
- the LOC124648374 gene encoding uncharacterized protein LOC124648374, coding for MNLRITHGRVEDRNPVIYERHHYMYFLHQKNDCLSHQKKDNYISHEKNDECDDDGGSVIDLDGKVSGLVNKNLENSFVPSCILDKCVDLWRKFRCCIPRLHLRMKFSSIKFLDPIQIENMWRMYKIEDGLIVKEVSKESHAEKLGICIGDIIERFNGERVSTTVELENMLLDRCRDLLDQGGQLNEKIDVSI